A window of the Oscillospiraceae bacterium genome harbors these coding sequences:
- the gap gene encoding type I glyceraldehyde-3-phosphate dehydrogenase, producing the protein MIKIGINGFGRIGRLVFRAAVAQPDVFEVVGINDPFMAPDYMVYNVKYDTMHGRFDGEISSTDDALIVNGKKVAVFAEKDPANIPWGKIGVEYVVESTGVFATTEKASAHLKAGAKKVVISAPAKDKETPTFVCGVNLDTYTSDMKVVSNASCTTNCLAPLTKVINDKFGIVEGLMTTVHSTTATQKTVDGPSKKDWRGGRAASGNIIPSSTGAAKACALVIPDVKGKLTGMSMRVPTLDGSVVDLTCSLKTPTTYEDICKAVKEASEGAMKGILAYTEDPIVSSDILGDPHTSIFDAKAGIMLNDHFVKLIAWYDNEWGYSNKVLMLIQHMSEVDHK; encoded by the coding sequence ATGATAAAAATCGGTATCAATGGTTTTGGCCGTATTGGCCGTCTGGTATTTCGTGCCGCAGTTGCACAGCCGGATGTATTCGAAGTAGTAGGTATTAACGATCCTTTCATGGCGCCTGACTACATGGTGTACAACGTAAAGTATGACACCATGCACGGCCGCTTTGATGGTGAGATTTCTTCTACAGATGACGCACTGATTGTCAACGGCAAGAAAGTCGCTGTCTTTGCTGAAAAAGACCCGGCAAACATTCCGTGGGGCAAGATTGGCGTCGAGTATGTCGTTGAGTCCACCGGCGTTTTCGCTACTACAGAAAAGGCGTCTGCTCATCTGAAGGCTGGCGCAAAGAAGGTTGTTATCTCCGCTCCTGCAAAGGATAAAGAGACCCCGACTTTTGTCTGTGGTGTAAACCTTGACACTTACACTTCTGACATGAAGGTCGTTTCCAACGCTTCCTGCACCACCAACTGCCTGGCTCCGCTGACCAAGGTTATCAACGATAAGTTCGGCATCGTTGAGGGCTTGATGACTACCGTTCACTCCACTACCGCTACCCAGAAGACCGTTGACGGTCCTTCTAAGAAAGATTGGCGCGGCGGCCGTGCTGCTTCCGGCAACATCATTCCTTCCTCCACCGGTGCTGCAAAGGCTTGTGCTTTGGTTATCCCGGACGTTAAGGGTAAACTGACTGGCATGTCCATGCGTGTTCCTACTCTGGATGGTTCCGTTGTTGACTTGACCTGCAGCCTGAAGACCCCGACAACCTATGAAGATATCTGCAAGGCTGTCAAGGAAGCTTCTGAGGGCGCTATGAAGGGCATCCTGGCTTATACAGAGGATCCAATCGTTTCTTCCGATATCCTGGGCGACCCGCACACCTCCATCTTCGATGCAAAGGCCGGCATTATGCTGAACGACCATTTCGTTAAGCTGATTGCTTGGTACGACAACGAATGGGGCTATAGCAACAAGGTCCTTATGCTGATTCAGCATATGAGCGAAGTCGACCACAAGTAA
- the glgB gene encoding 1,4-alpha-glucan branching protein GlgB — protein MQKSETQNDNLPLYLFHQGTNVEAFKYLGIHCQKDGSSVQTAFRVWAPNAQTVSVVGDFNHWDADETPMEKVSAGVWEACVPFALQEYGRYQYCVTDPDGRQVRKSDPYAFFFDTRPGTSSRYYDIEGYQWKDSAWQKHKEKEEHYDHPVNIYEVHLGSWRRYPDGNVFSYDKLAEELVPYVKKMGYTHIEIMPVTEYPFDGSWGYQVTGYFAPTSRYGTPKQFMHFIEACHEAGIGVIMDWVPAHFPKDESGLAKFDGTPCYEYADPRKGEHMDWGTLVFDYGKPEVISFLISSALFWLEKYHIDGIRVDAVASMLYLDYSRQPGQWVPNKDGGRENLEAIAFLQKLNEAVFARFPTAMMIAEESTSWPMVSKPTYMGGLGFNYKWNMGWMNDMMHYMSLDPLGRKYNQKDITFSFFYSFAENFILPISHDEVVHGKCSLMNKMPGTADQKFAGVRAFMGYMMAHPGKKLLFMGTELGQFIEWNYKQELDWLLLQYPQHDAQHHFFQELNHFYLKNSPLWQVDFDWSGFSWISNDDCDQSVIAFRRFNKAKEELIIVCNFVPVERPSYRIGAPFDGVYEEVFSTDWARFGGSGIENGSHIVSDKEFPMHGMEQSIDLHLPPLSTIYLKLKRRKGTAQVPDKAQPADEKPAPQAKKRFFNKSADAPKT, from the coding sequence ATGCAAAAAAGCGAAACGCAAAACGACAACCTGCCGCTCTATCTGTTTCATCAGGGTACAAACGTAGAAGCCTTTAAATACCTTGGCATACACTGCCAAAAAGACGGCAGCAGCGTGCAGACGGCGTTTCGCGTATGGGCGCCAAATGCACAAACAGTGTCTGTTGTCGGTGACTTTAATCATTGGGATGCAGATGAAACCCCTATGGAAAAAGTCAGCGCCGGTGTGTGGGAGGCCTGCGTGCCTTTTGCCCTGCAGGAGTACGGGCGTTATCAGTACTGTGTAACTGACCCGGACGGCCGGCAGGTGCGCAAAAGCGATCCTTATGCTTTCTTCTTTGACACGCGCCCTGGCACTTCCAGCCGCTATTACGACATAGAGGGCTACCAGTGGAAAGACAGCGCATGGCAGAAGCATAAAGAAAAAGAGGAGCACTACGACCACCCTGTAAATATTTATGAAGTGCATCTCGGCTCTTGGCGGCGCTACCCCGACGGCAACGTTTTCAGCTATGACAAACTGGCAGAGGAACTTGTGCCGTATGTCAAAAAGATGGGATATACGCATATTGAAATTATGCCGGTTACAGAGTATCCCTTCGATGGCTCATGGGGCTATCAGGTAACGGGCTACTTTGCGCCGACCTCCCGCTATGGTACGCCAAAGCAGTTTATGCATTTTATTGAGGCTTGCCATGAGGCGGGCATCGGCGTCATTATGGACTGGGTGCCTGCGCATTTTCCAAAGGACGAAAGCGGACTTGCCAAATTTGACGGGACCCCGTGTTATGAGTATGCAGACCCGCGCAAAGGGGAGCACATGGATTGGGGTACGCTGGTGTTTGATTACGGCAAACCCGAAGTCATTTCGTTTTTGATCTCCAGTGCGCTTTTCTGGCTGGAAAAATACCATATTGACGGCATTCGTGTAGACGCAGTCGCCTCAATGCTGTATCTGGATTACAGCCGTCAGCCGGGACAGTGGGTGCCCAATAAAGACGGCGGCCGTGAAAATCTGGAGGCAATCGCCTTCCTGCAAAAGCTGAATGAAGCGGTCTTTGCCCGCTTCCCCACGGCGATGATGATTGCAGAGGAGTCTACCAGCTGGCCTATGGTCAGCAAGCCTACCTACATGGGTGGTTTGGGTTTTAACTACAAGTGGAATATGGGCTGGATGAACGATATGATGCACTATATGTCGCTGGATCCGCTCGGCAGAAAATATAATCAGAAGGATATTACATTTTCTTTCTTTTATTCGTTTGCCGAAAATTTTATTTTGCCTATTTCACATGATGAAGTTGTACATGGAAAGTGTTCCCTGATGAACAAAATGCCTGGCACTGCCGATCAAAAGTTCGCAGGTGTGCGTGCATTCATGGGCTACATGATGGCGCACCCCGGCAAAAAGCTTTTGTTTATGGGCACGGAACTGGGACAGTTTATTGAGTGGAACTATAAGCAGGAACTGGACTGGCTGCTGCTACAGTATCCGCAGCACGATGCACAGCACCATTTCTTCCAGGAATTAAACCATTTTTACTTAAAAAATTCGCCCTTGTGGCAGGTCGATTTTGACTGGAGCGGTTTTTCCTGGATTAGCAATGATGACTGCGACCAAAGCGTGATTGCGTTCCGCCGCTTCAACAAAGCGAAAGAAGAACTCATTATCGTGTGCAATTTTGTTCCGGTAGAGCGTCCCTCTTACCGTATCGGTGCACCGTTTGATGGGGTCTATGAAGAGGTCTTTTCCACGGACTGGGCCCGCTTTGGCGGCAGCGGCATTGAAAACGGCAGCCATATTGTCAGCGACAAAGAATTCCCCATGCACGGCATGGAGCAGTCGATTGACCTTCACCTGCCGCCACTTTCCACTATTTATCTTAAACTGAAGCGCAGAAAAGGAACTGCACAGGTGCCTGACAAAGCCCAGCCGGCAGACGAAAAACCAGCGCCGCAGGCGAAAAAACGCTTCTTTAACAAATCGGCAGACGCACCGAAAACCTGA